The sequence ACCACACGCTGCTGCATCCGACCCGCGATCATCAGGACTGGAAACGCTGGCTCGCACATGCCGGTGCGCCGCACATCGACTCCACGCGCGGGCTGAGCTTCGAGACGCTCGACCTCGCGACGCATGCGGCGATCGACGGCTACGGCATCGCGATCGGCGACCGGACGCTCGTCGACGAAAGCATGGCGGCGCACCGGCTCGTGACGCCGTTCGACGTGTCGCTGCCGACGGGGATGGGCTATTACTTCGTGTATCCGAGCGGGGGCGAACAGCAGCAGAAGATCCGGCTGTTCGGCGACTGGATCGCGGACGAACGCGAGCACGCGACGCGCATCGCGCCGGGCTGAGGCGCGACAACGGCCGATCGCACAGCTGGCGTCGGCGAAAGCAGCGGTCGTATGGATGGCGAGACCGCCCCTGAAACCGCGGATCGCCAGGATGCCGGCCCCGCGTCGCGCTTACCCCGCCTCCCGCAACGTCCCCAGCAACACCTTCCTGCAACTCGCGACCATCTGCGCTTCCGGATCGCGATAGTCGGTGAGCAGCCACGCCGCGCCGACGTTCGTCATCGCGCCGACGAGCGCGAGCCCGATCAACCGCTGCTCGGTGCGCTCCGCGGGCGTCGCCGCTTCGTGCGACGCACCGATCGCCATGATCAGCTTGCCGAAGTCGATCAGCATGCGCTGGTACGTCATGTCGGTATCCGCGCTCACGCCCATCACCTCGAGCAGCAGCACGCGCGCCGCGCACGGGTCGCGCAGGAACGCGAAGAACGCGGCGAGCCCCGCGTCGACGCGCTCGTGCAGATCGCCGCCGCGCGCGGCGACCGCCTGCGCAACCGCGTCATGCAACTGCTGCGCGTGATGCAGGTAGGTGCAGCGCAGCAAATCCTCGGTGCTGTCGAACGCCGCATAGAAATAGCGATCGTTCAGCTTCGCTTCCTGGCAAATCGACCGTACGGTCGCCTTGCGGAACCCGACCGTGCCGAACACGCGCGTCGCCGCGCGGATCAGCGCATCGCGCCGCTCGGCGGCACGCACCTCGGGCGCCACGCCGCCATACGACCGGCCCCGTTTTTCCGTTTCGAGTGCTTTCTCCATTCCGCTATTTGACATCAGGACACCCGAAAACTAAAGTGGTGACGACCAACACCACAATAGACACGCCGCCGGTGCAGCACAAGCGGAACGGGAGGAGCAACAGATGAAGGGGTTTTCCGGCAAGGTCGCTGCGATCACGGGCGCCGGTTCGGGCATGGGCCGCAGCCTCGCGGTCGAGCTCGCGCGGCGCGGCTGCGAGGTCGCGCTCGCCGACGTCAACGATGCCGGCCTCGCCGGCACGGCGGCCGCCTGCGCGCAGCACGGCGTGCGCGTGAGCACGCGGCGGCTCGACGTCGCCGACCGCGACGCGGTGTTCGCGTGGGCTGACTTCGTCCGCGCCGAACACGGCAAGGTCAACCTGGTCTTCAACAACGCGGGCGTGTCGCTGGCCGCCAGCGCCGAGACCGCGCGCATCGCCGATCTCGAATGGATCGTCGGCATCAACTTCTGGGGCGTCGTGCATGGCACGCAGGCGTTCCTGCCGCATCTGCGCGCGTCGGGCGA comes from Burkholderia pyrrocinia and encodes:
- a CDS encoding TetR/AcrR family transcriptional regulator; its protein translation is MEKALETEKRGRSYGGVAPEVRAAERRDALIRAATRVFGTVGFRKATVRSICQEAKLNDRYFYAAFDSTEDLLRCTYLHHAQQLHDAVAQAVAARGGDLHERVDAGLAAFFAFLRDPCAARVLLLEVMGVSADTDMTYQRMLIDFGKLIMAIGASHEAATPAERTEQRLIGLALVGAMTNVGAAWLLTDYRDPEAQMVASCRKVLLGTLREAG